Part of the Gemmatimonas sp. UBA7669 genome, TTGTTGAAGGGTGGCAACATTGGCTGACGCGCCGCCGATTTTACAGCGCGTAGTTTGTACGACAACAGATAAAACGCTACCGCGTGCCTTACGCAGTCGCAAGGCGTCTCCGACACCGCGTGCCCGGGTGCGCAGCTTCCTTCAGAACTGAAGCTGGTAGATCAGACTCACGTTCCGACCCGGATTGGCCGCAAAGCGCTTGATCCGACTCGCCGCGTCGAAGTAGCGCGCGTCCGCAAGATTGTCGACGCGCAGCGTCATCCGATGTAGGACGTTGCCGACGAGCCACTGCTGTCCGGCGCTCACGTTCACCAGCGTATACGCCGCGGTCGCAGCGTCCACGCCGCCCGTCACGCGATCCTGCTTGAATCCGTGCCGGATGTCCGTGGCCACGAACCGACGGGCGAGCTCCCAGCGCAGGCCGCCGCCGATCCGGGCAGGCGGCAGGAAAGGGAGTGGCCCGCCCCCGTCGGCCAATGCCCCTCGCACCAAGTCACCCGAAAGACTCGCGACCCACGCCTCGCCTACCCGCGTTTCGATGCTGCCCTCCACGCCGCGCAACGACGCGTTGGCCTGCACGAAGCGCGCGAGCGGCATCGGCGTGCCATCCACAATCGTGTCCGACAGAAAGTCCGTTGTGACGTAATTGCTGATTGCGTTGCTGTACGCGGCGACCTGCGCGCTCACGCGCCCGCTCCTCAGGCGCGCAATGAGTTCCGCACCCAGACTTCGCTCGGCACGCAGCGATGGGTTGCCCACGTCGTAGCTCCCATTCGCGGCGTGCACCCCGTTGGAGTGCAACTCCTCAACAGTCGGCGCGCGAAACGCGCTGGCAAGGGAGCCGCTGAGACTGAATGCGTCAGAGAGCCGAACACTGGCACCGAGCGAACCGGAGAAGTTATTGAAAGCGCTCGTCTGCGCCGGACCGAATTTTGCGTTCCCCGCGTCAGATGAAATTGCGTACCGGTCCCATCGCGCCCCAATCTGCAACTGCGTGCCCGAGTCGTGATCCCGCAGGCGGGACAGGGCAATCTCTTGGAACAAGAAGATCCCGAGACCGACTGAGTTGGCGCCGGGGGTAAGAGCCTCCTCTCCGCTCGCCGCGTACTGCTTAAAGAGCCCTTGTACTCCGAGCGCGCCCTTTACCCGCCCGAACCCGGTCGCCGCCTGCGCGTTCAGCGTCTGAGTCTTAAGGGAGAAGCTGGTCCCCACCTCGCCGCCGGGCTCAATCTCATCCTGCGCGAAGTCTTGGACCGTCCCCTCCACACGAAGGTACGAAATACGGCGTGAGCGTAGCTGCACGCCCCCCTTGCCGCTCAGGCCGACGCGCCGACCATTGAGCCGCACCCCGGCCTGCGGGTCTCCCGGCGCAGACGGGATCCCGTATTCGAAGTCGTAGACGCGCAGCGCGAGTCCCGCGTTCGCCCGCTCGCCGATCAGCCCGTATCCGACCGTAGCGTTGAGCGCGCGCGAGTCGGTGCCTGAGAGCGTGGTGCCACCCCCGGTGCGCAGGCTTCCAAGCTCTCGCAATCCGGCGCGCACCGAGACTGCGCTGCGGTCGCCGACGGCCATCGTGCCTCCGGCGCTGAACGCGCCTCCGGGCGTGACTGTCTCGCCCTGAGTCGCGACATATCCTTCGAAGTGCCCGGGCACCGCAGTCGGAATGTCATTCGATACCACATTTACGACCCCGCCCAGCGCGCTGTTGCCGTATAGCAGTGTGGCCGGTCCGCGCACCACCTCCAACCGCTGCGCCGCGAGCGGGTCTACAGAGATGCCGTGGTCCGCAGCCGAAGACGCGAGGTCGCCCGCTCGCTCACCATCCTGAAGAATGAGGATCCGGTCGCCAGTGAGTCCGCGAATGACCGGCATCGTCGCTACTGGTCCTGAATAGCGCTGACTCACACCGGGTTCTCCGGCCAGGGACGCGGCCACCGAGGAGCCGAGCGCACGCGACAGCGAACGCCCCGAGAGTTCCAGCGCCGCCTGCGTGAGACGGTCCGACTCGGTCCCGGTGGGCGATGCCGCTACGATCATCGCCGTGAGCCGCAGGGGGGTGGCGGTGAGGCGAATCGTCGCGAGCACCTCAGAATCCTCGGCCGGCACGCGCACCACCAGATGTCCCGGCGCGTATCCGAGGAGCATGACACTCAGATGATAGTCGCCGACCGGGACTCCACGAATGGTGAACTTCCCTTCAGCATCGGTCGTCGTAGCGCGGCCGAGCTCAGCGACGATCACCGTAGCATTGGGAAGCGCGACGCCAGCGGAATCGGTGACAATCCCGTGGACCTTGCCCGCCAGCGTGGCGGCCGAGCCAGTCGTTGCGGCGATTGGAGCGAGGAGGACGGTGGCGAACAACAGGAGTGCGCGTCGCATGAGACGACGCAATGAGTACGAAATCATGGGATGGACTGAGTCTGAGGGAAATGACGCGGCCAAGCGCCCGGAGTGGGCGCGGCGCAGACTCAGGTGACGGGAGGAGCTCTGGTCGGGGGGCGAAGGAAGGAGAAGGCTCGCAGGGGAGGCTGACACAGATCCAGCGTCGGCTCAGTCGCTCCAGCGTACGAGGGTGGAAGCAGCGGACCGCTGAGGGCCACCCACCCAGCCTGCCCCATCTGCTGACAGACTTGGCACACCGCGGGGTCGTGTAGCGGCGGACAGTTGGTCTCGCTCGCGTCCTGCCAGTGAGCTACGATGCGCTCTGCGTGATTGGTCTGAGCATCGAGCACAGGAATCGCGACCTGGATGGCCGCATACGCGAGCATCAGCAGGGTCGCCGCAAACCGCTTCATCGCCGAGCGCCCGGTGTTGGTGGACGCAGTGGCTCGCGCAAACATGGCAATGGTGAGCTTCATCAGCGCCAAGGAAGAAGAAGCGTGACTGAGATGTTCAGACAACCCTGACGGCGATTGACGAGTTCCGTCTGATGGAGCAATCCGGCTTCATCGAGGGCGCCGTCGCCGAACCCGGCGCTACTCGGGCCGCCGAGCTCTGTAGAGCGCGATTGTCCCCAACGACGTGTCCACGTGTCCCTCTTGAACGACCTGCTCGAATCCAGCCGCCACGAACAGCTCCGGCAACCGACCCGCGACGTTGTCGCGCGTGGTCGCCACACCATCCAGCGCCTGGACGATGAGAAACAGTGCACGCATCGTGGGACCGCTCGGGCGCCCCCAGTCGGCCACGTGCAACTCGCCCCCGGGGCGCAACACGCGGTACGCTTCCGCCGCTGCCTGCTGCTTGCTCTGCCAGGTGAGATGGTGGAAGAATAAGCTCGAGACACCCCGATCGAACGACGCACCTGCATACGGCAGCTCGTGTGCGAGTGCGCAGTCGAACGCGAGCAAGACCTCGGCCGCGGCGGCTTTGCGCGTGGCGATCCGGAGGACCTCGGGATCGCCATCCACGCCGACGATGCGAGTGCTCGGCTCCCTTCGCTTGATTCCAATCGTCAACGAGCCCGTGCCGCAGCCGAGATCAAGGATGTCCAGCTCCGGTCGCGTCACGGCCTGCGCAATCAGCGCGCCGCGGAAGCGGCGCTCGCGCGTCGTCAATGCGACAGCACGGTCGTACAGCGGCGTCAGGACCCGCAGGCCCAGCGCCGGAACATACGTCGAACCCTCGCGCTTTCCTCCTTCCGTTCCCGTCGAGATCAAAATGGCCTCACGTTGGGAGTTCCGACTCGGCCTGGCGTCGAGTCCGCCGAATGGCCGCTTCACCAAGATCCATCATCGCCGCAACGACACGCGGATCGAACTGTGTCCCTGCACCCGCTCGAATCGTCGAGACCGCCTCTGCGTGCGACACGGCACCACGGTACGGACGGACCGACGTCAGGGCATCGTACGCATCGACCACGGCGAAGATCCGCGCGCCGACAGGAATCGCGTCCCCGCTGAGCCCCTGCGGATAGCCGCGACCGTCGTATCGTTCGTGGTGCGTTAGGACGCACTCGGCCGCCTCCGCCGGGATGCCGACGCGACACAAGATGCGATACCCCGCGGCCGGATGCTCCCGCATGACGGCCTGCTCAGCGGACGTCAGGGGTCCGCTCTTGAGCAGGATCCCGTCCGGCACGGCAATCTTCCCCACGTCGTGCAGCAGCGCACCGAGTCCAACGGCCTCGCGCCGCGCGGCGTCGAGCCCGAGCCGACGGGACAAGAGCAGCGTGTACGCACGGACGCGCAGCGAGTGCTTCCCGGTGTCGTGCTCGCGCAAATCGAGCGCCGCCACCAGCCCCGTGACCGCCGCCGCATGCGCCTTCGCGATCTCGTCAAGGAGCCCGCGCTCGCGGTCGAAGAGGAGGCCCACCACGGCTCCGACGATCCACAACGTCACGAACTCGCCGAGCTGGTTGGCGCGCTCCATGGCGTCGGACGACCAGCGTAGCAAGGCGTGCAGCGCCAGCATCGTGCTCATCACGGCGGTCGCGCGGATCGAGCCCCGGAGGCCAAACCAGGCCGCTGCGACCCCCACCGGCAAGAAGTAGAGCTTGCGCGCCGCGATATGCAGCTGGTGCTGCGCGTGTGTTGCCGTCGGGATGGCGTAGTGCAACGTCGTGATCGCCAGCATCAGTCCGACCAACAGGACGATACGCCGCCGGTGCGACGGCGAGTCATCCCCTCCGTCCTCCGGCGTCGGCAACCAGGCTCTACGCTCAGGCGAAGACGTGCGTCGCGCCCTCAGTCGTGAA contains:
- a CDS encoding TonB-dependent receptor yields the protein MRRALLLFATVLLAPIAATTGSAATLAGKVHGIVTDSAGVALPNATVIVAELGRATTTDAEGKFTIRGVPVGDYHLSVMLLGYAPGHLVVRVPAEDSEVLATIRLTATPLRLTAMIVAASPTGTESDRLTQAALELSGRSLSRALGSSVAASLAGEPGVSQRYSGPVATMPVIRGLTGDRILILQDGERAGDLASSAADHGISVDPLAAQRLEVVRGPATLLYGNSALGGVVNVVSNDIPTAVPGHFEGYVATQGETVTPGGAFSAGGTMAVGDRSAVSVRAGLRELGSLRTGGGTTLSGTDSRALNATVGYGLIGERANAGLALRVYDFEYGIPSAPGDPQAGVRLNGRRVGLSGKGGVQLRSRRISYLRVEGTVQDFAQDEIEPGGEVGTSFSLKTQTLNAQAATGFGRVKGALGVQGLFKQYAASGEEALTPGANSVGLGIFLFQEIALSRLRDHDSGTQLQIGARWDRYAISSDAGNAKFGPAQTSAFNNFSGSLGASVRLSDAFSLSGSLASAFRAPTVEELHSNGVHAANGSYDVGNPSLRAERSLGAELIARLRSGRVSAQVAAYSNAISNYVTTDFLSDTIVDGTPMPLARFVQANASLRGVEGSIETRVGEAWVASLSGDLVRGALADGGGPLPFLPPARIGGGLRWELARRFVATDIRHGFKQDRVTGGVDAATAAYTLVNVSAGQQWLVGNVLHRMTLRVDNLADARYFDAASRIKRFAANPGRNVSLIYQLQF
- a CDS encoding class I SAM-dependent methyltransferase: MKRPFGGLDARPSRNSQREAILISTGTEGGKREGSTYVPALGLRVLTPLYDRAVALTTRERRFRGALIAQAVTRPELDILDLGCGTGSLTIGIKRREPSTRIVGVDGDPEVLRIATRKAAAAEVLLAFDCALAHELPYAGASFDRGVSSLFFHHLTWQSKQQAAAEAYRVLRPGGELHVADWGRPSGPTMRALFLIVQALDGVATTRDNVAGRLPELFVAAGFEQVVQEGHVDTSLGTIALYRARRPE
- a CDS encoding HD-GYP domain-containing protein encodes the protein MLAITTLHYAIPTATHAQHQLHIAARKLYFLPVGVAAAWFGLRGSIRATAVMSTMLALHALLRWSSDAMERANQLGEFVTLWIVGAVVGLLFDRERGLLDEIAKAHAAAVTGLVAALDLREHDTGKHSLRVRAYTLLLSRRLGLDAARREAVGLGALLHDVGKIAVPDGILLKSGPLTSAEQAVMREHPAAGYRILCRVGIPAEAAECVLTHHERYDGRGYPQGLSGDAIPVGARIFAVVDAYDALTSVRPYRGAVSHAEAVSTIRAGAGTQFDPRVVAAMMDLGEAAIRRTRRQAESELPT